The Providencia rettgeri genome includes a window with the following:
- the rebM gene encoding Rebeccamycin O-methyltransferase has translation MDQSFTAHEAGHKFLARLGKKRLRPGGKEATEWLLSQSGLHKNSQVLEVACNMGTTAIEIASQFHCHITGIDMDKQALAQAQKNVANKGLTELVTIQMADASKLPFEDNSFDVVINEAMLTMYADKAKAKLLQEYYRVLKPGGCLLTHDIAFKDAQAVQNVVSQMQQVINVKAQPLPETQWVELFQQVGFQQVVSHTGPMTLLSPKGLIYDEGVFGALKIIRNALKKENRPQFLRMFRHFRQNRGKLNYIAVVSVK, from the coding sequence ATGGACCAATCATTTACTGCCCATGAAGCAGGGCACAAATTTCTAGCTCGTTTGGGGAAAAAACGCCTACGCCCAGGAGGGAAAGAAGCAACCGAGTGGTTACTTAGCCAATCAGGATTACATAAGAACAGCCAAGTTCTTGAAGTTGCGTGTAATATGGGAACCACAGCTATTGAAATTGCCTCTCAATTTCATTGCCATATTACAGGTATTGATATGGACAAACAGGCGCTTGCACAAGCACAAAAAAACGTTGCGAATAAAGGGTTAACAGAATTAGTGACAATTCAAATGGCAGATGCATCGAAATTACCGTTTGAGGATAACAGTTTTGATGTGGTCATTAATGAAGCCATGCTAACCATGTACGCTGATAAAGCGAAAGCAAAGCTATTGCAGGAGTACTATCGAGTACTAAAGCCAGGCGGATGTTTATTAACCCATGATATTGCATTTAAGGATGCCCAAGCTGTCCAAAATGTGGTTTCTCAAATGCAACAAGTGATTAATGTCAAAGCGCAACCATTACCGGAAACACAGTGGGTGGAATTATTCCAACAAGTGGGCTTTCAGCAAGTGGTATCCCATACTGGCCCAATGACGCTATTATCGCCAAAAGGGTTAATTTACGATGAAGGTGTATTCGGTGCGCTAAAGATTATCCGCAATGCATTGAAGAAAGAAAACCGTCCTCAATTTTTGCGTATGTTCCGTCATTTTCGGCAAAATCGTGGAAAATTGAATTATATTGCAGTCGTTAGCGTGAAGTAA
- a CDS encoding Ethanolamine utilization protein, with protein sequence MSNNTITPAEALIINQLINYTEQGIASRVLAKNGGGNITLFAFDKGQALSEHSAPFDAIVMVVEGSLQLTIEGKSVMAKPGEIVRMPANIPHAVDALEPVKMLLIMLREPEMACTH encoded by the coding sequence ATGAGCAATAACACAATAACACCCGCAGAAGCGCTGATTATCAATCAGTTAATTAATTATACCGAACAAGGTATTGCAAGCCGTGTATTAGCGAAAAATGGTGGGGGGAATATCACCTTATTTGCTTTTGATAAAGGCCAAGCGCTATCTGAACACAGTGCCCCTTTTGATGCCATTGTGATGGTTGTTGAAGGGAGTTTACAACTCACGATCGAAGGTAAGTCAGTGATGGCTAAACCAGGGGAAATTGTCAGAATGCCGGCTAATATCCCTCATGCGGTAGATGCGCTTGAACCCGTAAAAATGCTGTTAATTATGTTACGTGAGCCTGAAATGGCTTGTACACACTAA
- a CDS encoding Uncharacterized ABC transporter ATP-binding protein HI_1470: protein MIQVEHLNFKIAQRQLFTNLTFQQPKGSIGAILGPNGRGKTTLLKLLLGLQKGSTGNISLNAPVAYVPQLSGSLFHYSVRTMVSLGRIRHLPWYASPNEKDNQIVERCLAYLGISNFADQPFNCLSGGEKQMVMIARALASEPKILILDEPTSALDLANQDSVLSVLRDLAIHRGMTILFTSHYPQHALHIADYSLLLFNSSGCLFGETEQILTEENLTQLYQLPVAITPMDYQGRQTQGVIPLFR from the coding sequence ATGATCCAAGTTGAACACCTTAATTTCAAAATTGCACAGCGCCAGTTATTTACGAATTTAACTTTTCAGCAGCCCAAAGGCAGCATTGGCGCGATTTTAGGGCCGAATGGCCGTGGAAAAACCACCTTATTAAAACTCTTGCTCGGTTTACAAAAAGGATCAACAGGCAATATTTCACTAAATGCCCCCGTCGCTTATGTTCCACAGCTTAGTGGTTCACTATTTCATTATTCTGTTCGCACCATGGTGAGTCTCGGGCGTATTCGTCACTTGCCGTGGTATGCCTCACCCAATGAAAAAGATAACCAAATTGTAGAGCGGTGTTTAGCGTACTTAGGCATAAGTAATTTTGCGGACCAACCCTTTAACTGTCTCAGTGGAGGGGAAAAACAAATGGTTATGATTGCGAGAGCATTAGCCAGTGAACCAAAAATTTTGATTCTGGATGAACCGACATCCGCGTTGGATCTTGCCAACCAAGACAGTGTGCTCAGCGTTTTACGTGATTTAGCCATACATCGCGGAATGACCATCTTATTTACGAGTCATTATCCACAGCATGCGCTGCATATCGCTGACTATTCATTATTGCTGTTTAACAGTAGCGGCTGTTTATTTGGTGAAACTGAACAAATTTTAACGGAAGAAAACCTGACACAACTGTACCAATTACCTGTTGCAATTACGCCAATGGACTATCAAGGCCGGCAGACCCAAGGGGTCATTCCGCTATTTAGATAA
- a CDS encoding Probable ABC transporter permease protein HI_1471, whose translation MRKPQYLWLVFAICLLLTFVLALSCGRYPVSFSAVWHILYDTILGNEMMGNYSRTEQNVVLNVRLPRVLIAGTAGAGLAVAGAALQGIFRNPLVGPQIIGVSSGAALGGALAILLFSSLLITISLAFVGGLLAIMLVFLLGLNRQGSQLLMLILAGVIINAFFAALISLITYFADPNNTLQTIVFWLMGSFASASYLKLNIVFPVVMVCVLVIFALRFRINVLSLGEENAQALGMKINRTRWAVLLSVTLITSATVAVSGTIGWVGLIVPHIARLVVGHDHRILLPASAVIGGIYMVAVDTFARSMTNAEIPLSVITALIGAPIFALLIHTLNKKVADL comes from the coding sequence ATGCGTAAGCCCCAATATCTTTGGCTCGTTTTCGCCATTTGCCTATTGTTGACGTTTGTTTTGGCACTAAGTTGTGGCCGCTACCCGGTTTCGTTTTCTGCAGTTTGGCATATTCTCTATGACACCATTTTGGGTAACGAGATGATGGGGAACTATAGTCGTACGGAACAAAATGTCGTGTTAAATGTGCGCTTACCACGAGTTCTGATAGCAGGTACAGCAGGGGCTGGGTTGGCGGTTGCGGGGGCGGCTTTGCAAGGCATTTTCCGTAACCCATTAGTTGGGCCGCAAATTATTGGCGTCTCATCTGGAGCCGCATTGGGTGGCGCGCTAGCTATTTTGTTATTTTCTTCTTTGTTGATCACCATTTCATTGGCTTTTGTCGGTGGGTTGTTAGCTATCATGCTAGTTTTTTTACTCGGCTTGAATCGCCAAGGCAGCCAGCTATTAATGTTAATCCTTGCGGGGGTGATTATTAATGCTTTTTTTGCTGCATTAATTTCGTTAATTACCTATTTTGCAGACCCTAATAATACTTTGCAAACTATTGTTTTTTGGCTTATGGGCAGCTTTGCCAGTGCGTCTTATCTTAAACTTAATATTGTTTTTCCTGTTGTTATGGTCTGTGTTTTAGTCATTTTTGCACTGCGTTTTCGTATCAATGTGCTCTCCTTAGGGGAAGAAAATGCACAAGCCTTAGGGATGAAAATTAATAGAACCCGTTGGGCCGTGTTACTCAGCGTGACCTTGATCACTAGTGCGACAGTGGCGGTATCCGGCACCATCGGCTGGGTAGGACTGATTGTTCCGCATATTGCACGGCTAGTGGTAGGACATGATCACCGGATATTACTGCCCGCTAGTGCAGTTATTGGTGGGATTTATATGGTAGCTGTCGACACCTTTGCCCGCAGTATGACGAATGCGGAAATTCCATTAAGTGTGATCACCGCACTAATCGGTGCTCCCATTTTTGCACTACTGATCCATACATTAAATAAAAAGGTGGCCGATTTATGA
- a CDS encoding corrinoid ABC transporter substrate-binding protein has protein sequence MGNVYASQAVDFTDMSGDKIRLSAPAKRIVVIPIPAASMLVGMDESSEKLVGMHPFAKVAARYGMLSQMFSPVLQVNSNVVGNNFTPNIEALLNVEPDLVWQWGHRGDDIISPMRDAGLTVATLDYGQERYTQEWVRLMGQTLGHNDKAQKMIQWRQQVVDTLSATTAKIPEAQQPRVLYLSHFNQSIQTFGSTSHNNADFALAGGVSLNRDLTGPRTLNIEQILVWNPDIILLGNFEEGLSPADVYRNPMLSEVTAVKNQRVYKLPIGGFIWDAPNQETPLYWQWLSMIFHPETMKMPLREEIRLRYQQLYGYDVSDEQIDGILQMEMNKNSQHYISLMGKPHA, from the coding sequence ATGGGCAACGTATATGCATCACAAGCCGTTGATTTCACAGATATGTCAGGGGATAAAATTCGTTTGTCAGCCCCTGCAAAACGTATTGTCGTGATCCCAATCCCTGCCGCTTCGATGTTAGTTGGTATGGATGAAAGCAGTGAAAAATTAGTTGGAATGCATCCTTTTGCAAAGGTTGCTGCGCGATATGGCATGTTAAGCCAAATGTTTTCTCCTGTTTTACAGGTGAATTCAAATGTCGTAGGTAACAACTTTACACCAAATATTGAAGCATTGCTTAATGTGGAGCCCGACCTAGTATGGCAATGGGGTCATCGAGGGGATGATATTATTTCCCCTATGCGTGATGCAGGGCTGACTGTTGCTACGTTAGATTATGGGCAAGAACGCTATACGCAAGAGTGGGTTCGCCTAATGGGACAAACACTTGGCCACAATGATAAAGCACAGAAGATGATCCAGTGGCGCCAACAAGTTGTCGATACACTTTCAGCTACCACCGCTAAAATACCAGAAGCGCAGCAGCCTCGTGTCTTATATCTCTCTCATTTCAACCAAAGTATTCAAACATTTGGCTCAACATCACACAACAATGCCGATTTTGCACTGGCGGGTGGAGTGAGTTTAAATCGCGACCTCACTGGGCCAAGAACGCTCAATATTGAGCAAATTCTTGTTTGGAACCCTGACATTATTCTATTGGGTAATTTCGAAGAGGGGTTATCGCCAGCTGACGTTTATCGCAATCCCATGTTAAGCGAAGTCACTGCAGTGAAAAACCAGCGCGTATATAAGCTTCCTATTGGTGGTTTTATCTGGGATGCACCAAACCAAGAAACACCGCTGTACTGGCAATGGTTATCAATGATTTTTCATCCAGAAACGATGAAAATGCCATTGCGTGAGGAAATTCGCCTGAGATATCAGCAACTTTATGGCTATGACGTGTCTGATGAGCAAATTGACGGCATTTTGCAAATGGAGATGAACAAAAATAGCCAGCACTACATCTCTTTAATGGGGAAACCGCATGCGTAA
- the fnr_2 gene encoding Fumarate and nitrate reduction regulatory protein: MTFVKNVFPHTQSLNAIKSCLLFNGIEDEKLALLLENCGHIRFKSGEILNHEGEPFKHCPLMISGQIEVYRHTYLGEEKIFGLFCTGEIVAIAAVFMPHNRYPMSLRAKTDGEALLLDKRDILRLCHACPQIMEKLLMRFSSKLYENINHIDWLTSSSAEQRLAAYILDLKHKQLTSDIVLPLSRGQLAAKLGIRYETLSRLVSGWRQKGFIDIEKDTVHIHNENYLTQLSISAQRPF; this comes from the coding sequence ATGACATTTGTCAAAAACGTTTTCCCCCATACACAATCACTCAATGCCATAAAATCGTGCTTACTGTTTAATGGGATAGAAGATGAAAAACTGGCATTACTGCTGGAAAATTGTGGCCATATTCGCTTTAAAAGTGGTGAAATCCTGAACCATGAAGGGGAACCATTTAAGCATTGCCCTTTGATGATAAGCGGGCAAATTGAGGTGTATCGCCACACTTATTTGGGCGAGGAAAAAATTTTTGGTTTATTTTGCACAGGGGAAATTGTTGCCATCGCAGCCGTTTTTATGCCACATAACCGTTATCCTATGAGTTTACGGGCAAAAACCGACGGTGAAGCCTTGCTACTCGATAAACGTGATATTTTACGGCTTTGCCATGCCTGCCCACAAATTATGGAAAAGCTACTCATGCGTTTTAGTAGCAAACTGTATGAAAACATTAACCATATCGATTGGCTAACCTCAAGTTCTGCTGAACAACGCTTAGCTGCTTATATTCTTGATTTAAAACATAAACAACTAACTTCAGATATTGTTTTACCTTTATCACGGGGCCAACTCGCGGCTAAATTAGGCATACGCTACGAAACACTCAGTCGGTTGGTTTCTGGGTGGCGGCAAAAAGGGTTTATTGATATCGAGAAAGACACTGTGCATATCCATAATGAAAACTACTTAACGCAATTATCTATTTCTGCACAGCGCCCATTTTAA
- a CDS encoding Outer membrane receptor for ferric coprogen and ferric-rhodotorulic acid → MAVDHQNNLDIQKRKHYAVLGLKGSYKPTEQWSVYLSMDNLTDERYATTSVANQTVTAKDSTLFPGMGFNVNGGVTYNF, encoded by the coding sequence ATGGCAGTTGACCACCAAAACAACCTTGATATTCAAAAACGTAAACATTATGCCGTACTGGGGCTGAAAGGTAGTTATAAGCCTACAGAGCAGTGGTCTGTGTATTTATCGATGGATAATTTAACCGATGAGCGCTATGCAACAACATCGGTTGCCAACCAAACCGTCACAGCAAAAGACAGCACTTTATTCCCCGGTATGGGGTTTAATGTGAATGGTGGCGTAACCTATAATTTCTAA
- a CDS encoding Outer membrane receptor for monomeric catechols: MANRSDWQVDNQAIGAGVWHIRTHDNFTTPAYYRFSRSHSEGLQFTYNIETEPVTYRTALAWDQMTLQTELMQNRKGTPADKTKIGKYDGRAENLYGSVGVDLHITPTVTVNLDVKGTHARRDVEKRQSHLSLDQSWTFWTPKAGVIWRPTESQRYFANISASEEPATFWEIINSSNGKLTKLSPQKAITYEIGGRRRCHRWVEMEPCAVP, translated from the coding sequence GTGGCTAACCGCTCTGACTGGCAAGTGGATAACCAAGCAATTGGTGCAGGAGTTTGGCACATTCGTACTCATGATAATTTTACTACTCCCGCTTACTACCGGTTTAGCCGCAGCCACAGTGAAGGGCTGCAATTTACCTATAATATTGAAACTGAGCCCGTGACATATCGTACAGCTCTTGCATGGGACCAAATGACCTTGCAGACTGAATTAATGCAAAATCGTAAAGGGACACCCGCAGACAAAACAAAAATAGGTAAATATGATGGCCGAGCTGAAAACCTCTACGGCAGTGTTGGGGTAGACTTACATATTACGCCAACAGTGACCGTTAATTTAGATGTGAAAGGCACACATGCGCGCCGTGATGTAGAAAAACGACAGAGTCATTTGTCGTTAGACCAAAGTTGGACATTTTGGACACCAAAAGCGGGAGTGATTTGGCGACCAACGGAAAGCCAGCGTTACTTTGCTAATATCAGTGCGAGTGAAGAACCTGCAACATTTTGGGAAATTATTAACTCCAGCAATGGAAAATTGACGAAACTCTCACCACAAAAAGCCATTACTTATGAAATTGGGGGGAGAAGGCGATGTCACCGATGGGTTGAAATGGAGCCTTGCGCTGTACCGTAG
- a CDS encoding Outer membrane cobalamin receptor protein, which translates to MSYRLKRHQLAHCIALTLGIGTLATPIGFAAPAGTPDKLIVTSSTGQSRLSPSEQQEKDKLEKVAGGTNLVVIEKETRLATLQDALDYQPGLVIQNFFGGIDQPRLNIRGSGVQSAPLARGVLLLQDGLPATDADGSFHISTLEMRDARMVSVRRGANSLNPQSNSLGGELDVLSYTGRSEQGRLRYEYGSHGREGLQTAFGGVSDDGLFDGRINFTYDHFDGYRKHSASQRKTLRSNFGYVTDNFENRTWLSWTDLRFDVAGPVSEEVLNNNPTEVYPMV; encoded by the coding sequence ATGTCTTATCGTTTAAAACGGCACCAATTGGCGCATTGTATTGCACTCACTTTAGGCATAGGTACTTTGGCGACACCAATTGGGTTCGCGGCACCAGCAGGCACACCAGACAAACTGATCGTCACGTCTTCAACAGGCCAAAGCCGTTTGTCACCGAGTGAACAGCAAGAAAAAGATAAGCTTGAAAAAGTAGCTGGTGGAACCAATTTAGTTGTTATCGAAAAAGAAACTCGCCTTGCTACCTTACAAGACGCCTTGGATTACCAGCCTGGGTTGGTTATCCAAAATTTCTTTGGGGGGATTGACCAGCCGCGTTTAAATATTCGCGGCTCTGGTGTGCAAAGTGCACCGCTTGCTCGTGGTGTATTGCTGCTGCAAGATGGCTTACCCGCAACGGATGCAGACGGCAGTTTTCACATCAGTACCTTAGAAATGCGTGATGCGCGGATGGTGAGCGTACGCCGCGGCGCAAATAGCCTTAACCCACAAAGTAACAGCTTGGGCGGTGAATTGGATGTGCTCTCTTACACTGGCCGAAGTGAGCAAGGGCGCCTACGTTATGAGTACGGCTCCCATGGGCGCGAAGGGCTACAAACTGCCTTCGGTGGTGTTTCTGATGATGGGTTATTTGATGGGCGTATTAATTTCACTTATGACCATTTTGATGGTTATCGCAAACACTCTGCTTCCCAACGTAAAACGTTACGCAGCAACTTTGGTTATGTGACTGATAACTTTGAAAACCGAACTTGGCTGAGTTGGACAGATTTGCGCTTTGACGTTGCGGGGCCAGTTTCTGAAGAGGTATTAAATAATAACCCAACAGAGGTGTACCCAATGGTTTGA
- a CDS encoding Alkaline protease precursor, with translation MNIKTFKFIDKYSNGIVVNFDNRNKKTVTISLFLDNENIETISTNNDHYLFKVDKSGNYHVTISFIDSNKNIHHLIDSPASYYFAQQKTKQNIKKESKSKTINHKIDGINKYFLEIKSEIKSSHLIMDILPNELMNSKLILIKSNIESSVKQYEYLNLYGEDNFDRLLELSQKIEQLDYVSYCCICPDTTGYLPPKLPLNSQVLEEDTSSNEITPNFTYLQKYLDAPMGMNVRNAWEKNIDGSQAVVRHLDFGVYKNHEDLKNSNLIVVNSRPETQDCNHGTASTGCIIATKNAFGVTGIAHNCQFYFYDTDDLDQLTNDVQPGDIVSLDIQFSFGEKLLPATAVRNWWERIKIMVDKGATVILAAGNGGLDLSEPGVMTDLGDNGSMLVGACNNQTGSRAYFSNYNQKSSLINSWGDWSVTTTGYGSLQKYPGNERNYTKDYSGTSSATPLCAGALALLQGYAKQHQIILSAWGMRELIKKSTYTEGVNDGIGYRPNVNDLLKEIDKLAQITE, from the coding sequence ATGAATATAAAAACCTTTAAATTTATCGATAAATATTCAAATGGCATTGTCGTTAACTTTGATAATAGAAACAAAAAAACAGTCACCATTAGCTTATTTTTAGATAATGAAAATATAGAAACCATTTCAACTAATAATGACCATTATCTTTTCAAGGTAGATAAATCGGGGAACTACCATGTAACCATTTCATTTATAGATAGTAATAAAAACATTCACCACCTAATTGATAGCCCTGCTAGCTATTACTTCGCCCAACAGAAAACCAAGCAAAATATTAAAAAAGAATCCAAATCAAAAACAATAAATCATAAAATAGATGGAATTAATAAATATTTTTTAGAAATTAAATCTGAAATAAAAAGTTCGCATTTGATTATGGATATATTACCAAATGAACTAATGAATTCAAAATTAATATTAATCAAATCAAATATTGAATCCTCTGTTAAACAATATGAATACCTAAACCTTTATGGGGAAGATAATTTTGATCGTTTACTTGAACTATCACAAAAGATTGAACAATTAGATTATGTCAGCTATTGCTGTATTTGTCCTGACACGACCGGCTATCTTCCGCCAAAACTCCCTTTAAATAGTCAAGTTCTAGAAGAAGACACCAGTAGCAATGAGATAACCCCTAATTTCACTTATTTACAAAAATATTTAGATGCACCAATGGGTATGAATGTGAGAAACGCATGGGAAAAAAACATTGATGGTTCGCAAGCCGTAGTACGCCATTTAGACTTTGGTGTTTACAAAAACCATGAAGATCTCAAAAATTCAAATCTGATCGTCGTTAATAGCCGCCCTGAAACTCAAGATTGTAATCATGGTACCGCATCAACAGGCTGTATTATTGCCACTAAAAATGCATTTGGTGTAACTGGCATTGCACACAATTGTCAATTTTATTTCTATGATACTGATGATCTCGATCAACTTACTAATGATGTCCAGCCTGGTGATATTGTAAGCTTAGACATTCAATTTTCTTTTGGCGAAAAATTACTTCCTGCCACAGCTGTGCGTAATTGGTGGGAAAGAATCAAAATTATGGTCGACAAAGGTGCAACGGTTATATTGGCAGCCGGTAATGGTGGGTTAGATTTAAGTGAACCCGGAGTTATGACTGATTTAGGTGATAATGGCAGTATGTTAGTTGGCGCGTGTAATAATCAGACTGGAAGTCGTGCTTATTTTTCTAATTACAATCAAAAAAGTTCATTAATTAATTCATGGGGAGATTGGAGTGTTACAACCACAGGGTATGGCTCACTACAAAAATACCCCGGTAATGAACGCAATTACACAAAAGATTACTCAGGTACATCTAGTGCGACTCCTTTGTGTGCAGGCGCATTAGCATTACTTCAAGGCTATGCCAAACAACATCAAATTATTTTATCTGCTTGGGGAATGCGCGAACTGATAAAAAAATCGACCTATACGGAAGGTGTTAACGATGGGATTGGCTATCGCCCGAATGTCAATGATTTATTAAAAGAAATTGATAAACTGGCCCAAATTACTGAATAA
- the ybbL_2 gene encoding Uncharacterized ABC transporter ATP-binding protein YbbL, producing MSITEPILQVNNLCIDQGGQRLWDDFSLSLASGERLGISAPSGFGKTTLGRVLAQWQKASQGTILFEGQPLPRHGYCPVQLVPQHPEKSFNPYRKVGASVFDAWQPDSHWLAYFSIKPAWLERLPSELSGGELARIALLRALDPRTKILIADEITAQLDANLQKEIWQLLVRLSEERPLAMIIFSHNKALLEKVCSRVFSPDK from the coding sequence ATGAGTATTACTGAACCTATTTTACAAGTAAATAATTTATGTATTGATCAAGGTGGGCAACGGCTGTGGGATGACTTTAGTTTGTCACTGGCTAGCGGTGAACGCCTTGGAATATCTGCGCCCAGTGGTTTTGGTAAAACTACGTTAGGCCGAGTGTTAGCTCAGTGGCAAAAGGCATCCCAAGGAACCATTCTATTTGAAGGCCAACCATTGCCTCGACATGGTTATTGTCCGGTTCAATTAGTCCCTCAGCATCCAGAGAAAAGTTTTAACCCATACCGTAAGGTCGGTGCGAGTGTATTTGATGCTTGGCAGCCAGACTCTCACTGGTTAGCGTATTTTTCGATTAAACCTGCATGGCTAGAAAGGCTTCCCAGTGAGTTATCCGGTGGTGAGCTTGCTCGTATCGCCTTATTGCGAGCCCTTGACCCGCGAACGAAAATTTTGATTGCTGATGAAATCACCGCACAGTTAGACGCCAATTTGCAAAAAGAGATTTGGCAGTTGTTAGTGAGATTATCGGAAGAGCGCCCGTTGGCGATGATTATTTTTAGCCATAATAAAGCGTTATTAGAGAAAGTGTGTAGTCGTGTTTTTAGCCCAGATAAATAA
- the gsiA_9 gene encoding Glutathione import ATP-binding protein GsiA, with product MVEGGRMLSLDNLTVDVAQFRWLGRKRWAPLLQGISLDIQPGEMVALVGGSGEGKSLLLQSVLGLLPHNMRCRGGIHLNGKRLTEQNKAQHRGNALCYIPQGVSALNPLIRIGPQLERAAVLSGQHIKMHDVARHLQQYNLQSSLVDSYPNQLSGGMAKRVLASSATLSRAQYILADEISSWLDDDHAMQLLENIKSLCHVGRGVLWVTHDLSMAVRFADRIALLRNGELEEVLSSQQLQQGGGGKWLQSLWNALPEHQFMASK from the coding sequence ATGGTTGAAGGGGGTCGTATGTTGAGTCTTGATAATCTCACCGTAGATGTCGCGCAGTTTCGTTGGTTAGGGCGTAAACGTTGGGCTCCGTTACTACAAGGAATTTCCTTAGATATTCAGCCCGGTGAAATGGTCGCGCTGGTGGGTGGAAGCGGAGAAGGTAAGAGCTTGTTATTACAGAGTGTTTTGGGGTTACTTCCCCATAATATGCGCTGTCGTGGTGGTATTCACCTTAATGGTAAAAGGCTGACGGAACAAAACAAAGCTCAGCACCGTGGTAATGCATTATGCTATATTCCTCAAGGGGTTAGCGCGCTTAATCCGCTAATTCGTATCGGCCCACAATTAGAACGTGCCGCAGTGTTAAGTGGGCAGCATATTAAAATGCACGATGTTGCACGGCACTTACAGCAATATAATTTGCAAAGCTCACTAGTGGATAGCTACCCAAACCAGTTATCCGGTGGAATGGCAAAACGGGTACTCGCCAGCAGTGCGACACTTTCCCGCGCACAATATATTTTAGCGGATGAAATCTCATCATGGTTGGATGACGACCATGCGATGCAACTGCTCGAAAATATAAAATCACTGTGTCACGTTGGCCGAGGTGTTTTATGGGTCACCCATGATTTATCCATGGCTGTGCGTTTTGCTGACCGCATAGCCTTATTACGTAACGGAGAGTTGGAAGAAGTGCTAAGCAGCCAACAACTGCAACAAGGCGGTGGTGGAAAATGGCTACAATCGTTGTGGAATGCGTTACCTGAACATCAATTTATGGCAAGTAAATGA
- the ddpC gene encoding Probable D,D-dipeptide transport system permease protein ddpC — MTYNPNRALFKLVFSLLLLVIVSIYAFGLSLNDIEMNLLDRRLPPSWAHLFGTDNLGRDLFARTFQGVATSLQIGLMAAITSGFIALIMAGLSSISKVMDYVVRGIIDAMLALPHLLLLVLICFTLGGGKMGVIWAVALTHWPKLALILRSELQRVSQSDYIMLSQRIGNSAFYRWRYHYLPMILPQWMVGTLLMFPHAVLHSAALSFLGFGLSPHEPSLGILLSDALRYLSTGAWWLVVFPGVALVGLVLLFDQFAKALQQLWLKGVVC; from the coding sequence ATGACCTATAACCCTAATCGCGCCTTATTTAAGTTAGTTTTCTCATTACTTTTATTGGTCATCGTTAGTATTTATGCGTTTGGCCTCTCCCTTAATGATATTGAAATGAATTTACTCGATAGGCGCTTGCCACCTTCGTGGGCGCATCTATTTGGTACAGATAATTTAGGACGTGATTTATTTGCCAGAACCTTTCAAGGTGTAGCAACTAGCTTGCAAATCGGCCTTATGGCTGCCATTACCAGCGGTTTCATTGCACTTATCATGGCGGGGTTATCTTCAATAAGCAAAGTTATGGACTATGTGGTGCGTGGCATTATTGATGCTATGTTGGCATTGCCGCATCTTTTATTACTGGTATTGATTTGTTTTACGCTGGGTGGTGGAAAAATGGGGGTGATTTGGGCCGTTGCACTGACACATTGGCCAAAATTAGCCTTAATTTTACGTTCGGAGTTACAACGAGTTAGCCAGTCAGATTACATTATGTTATCTCAACGTATTGGTAACAGTGCATTTTACCGCTGGCGTTATCATTATTTACCCATGATTTTGCCGCAATGGATGGTAGGAACATTGTTAATGTTTCCCCATGCGGTTTTACACAGTGCGGCATTAAGTTTCTTAGGTTTTGGTTTGTCGCCCCATGAACCCTCACTAGGTATTTTATTATCTGATGCATTGCGCTACCTCAGCACAGGTGCTTGGTGGCTGGTGGTTTTCCCAGGCGTTGCATTAGTCGGATTAGTGTTATTATTTGACCAATTTGCTAAGGCCTTGCAGCAGCTATGGTTGAAGGGGGTCGTATGTTGA